The segment GATGAGAACGCTTTCCAGGGTAGTAGACTTTTCAATAAAATCATCTTTATATGATACTACATTGGTTTTCAGatatattagaaataaatcaTTCATGTTCCTCATGACGAAAACGTAAATAAACTCTACTGAAACCATGAAGAAGCTCAAAGTATTTACAAATTCTGGTAgacatgtaaaatatttccacTGTCACTAATAGCCATGATGCAAGCAAAGTACTGTAATACAATACTTTTAGTTTACATAGGAATTGTTTACCTGGGACCTTAGTGCGAAATTTGTagactattttaatatttgaccTTGTTACTTAAGTAACCCAGGCATGTAGTGATACGATCTTCACATATTATGCGGTAACAGAAACAGATAAACTTACAAATTTTGTTCATGGATCAAAAAGAAACTCCCTTTCAATTTGACCCTAAGTTAATTATCTGATgtaactatcatttagaattatcCAGGAAAAACAGTTTAATTGTGTCCCAGGCCTGAAGGAATTCAGATCATAATCATAGTCCGGTAACCCTTAGCAATACCTCTCAGAAAGATGATATCAAAATAACACCATTGCTTAGAAGTATACACCTCTGCCCAAAGAATGTGAAAGAATGTGTGAATATAGAAGCAGGACTAGAAAGTTACTGGGAAACCAATCTTGGGATTTTTGCTTTGTATATCTGGAAGGTGCCAAACGCCTTTTGTGTTGGATGAGAAGACCTGCGACAGTTTTACTTTCAACTTTCAggtttttggaaataattttttgtcTATGATCAGTGGTGAAGTCGGTATTTATCATATGACTAATCACTTTCATAATGGCTTTCTGAGTTTGATGAGCAATCTGAATTGGGTCTGGTGTCACCAGTTGAAGATGGTGTTCTCCTATTCCATAAATGGATAGCTTTCCTGGGGTCAAAGTTATTAATGTCTGGAGAATTCAGCTGAATTATCAGGAGATCTGTCATGCCATCAGCCTTGATCTTGGCATGCATTTGTGACTTGGTGCGTTGCATATGACTGAAGCCACGTCCTGTCTCAGCTGAACTTGCGGGGAGGGTCAGCAACAGGTCCACGAGTGTCAGGATATTTGGATACTTGTGTAAGTAAACAGAATTCACAAAATCCCAGGTCAATGTGCGGATGTTCTGAAACCTGAGAGGGAACGTGAAAAACGTAAAAGATTGAGACTCCTAACTTTTacccaaatatttataaatatcaactAGTTTACTTACGCTTACCTAGCGTAAATCTCTGATTTCAACATGCTCCATTCAGTGTCCAGTTCATCGATGTGCACATTGGCAGCTTCCAATACCGGTTCATAATGTGCAGTCAAGACGGATACCTCTTTTTCTCCAAATTCTGCCATCCgtatacaaaatgaaaagtcacaTATGTGAAAGGCACTCATACAGACAGCCAAAGAGCTGAAGGTTCAGAGTCAGTGCACATACGCTACCTTGATTTATCTGTGTGGGCCACAATTTAAAGCTTCCAATCATGGTTGCCTTCACTACATCTTGGCTGGCATCTCTGAAACAGCCTCGCAGCCTCTGGATAAGGTGTGTTAAAACCGTGTTCCTCACAtcagaaatgtttccttttccttctagGCAGTAACCATGAAAGTGTGTGACTGAATTCACCCTACGTTCTTTGGGCCCTGGTctagagagaaacaaaaagtccCCCAAGCAAACAATTGAATGAAAAAGCACCTGACAAATGATTTCCCAAGTTGAAATGTCTATTGACATACGCTCAGATCATCCCCGACTCCTCACCTCGTTTGATATATGCTGAGCATTTCTAGTGTTGACGCTACGGTGGCAAATACATCCGCGATGGAAGAATTTCTGTTCTTACCGACACGGGAGAGAATGCTAAGCACGTTGATGACATCCAccaagaaatggacaaatttgaCCATGTCTGCTTGGAGAAGGAACTCTAGAAGTTCTTTGGCTTTCGGGTGACTGGTGTCACTTCCGTCTTCATCTGTCTGTAACACAGGTGGGGAATAAAATAGTGGTCTATCGTTCTCAAGATTATTATTGCAACTTGCTCGATAAAAATTCTTTCTGTTattcagaaaaactgaaatggTGTAGCATCTCAAAAATCACTTACTGAATGCAGCTGCTGGACAATCGCAGGATACCCCTTGAGAAAGTTCTGGAGGGCTGCCTGTAATCCCTGAAGCCACTTCCTGCCTCCTACTTGAGAAGGCATCACGGGGCGAAGGCGAAGGCCTTTGAAAGCAGTTACCAGAGAACTCTTATGATGCGGAGAACTGTGGTAGAAGTGATAAACCCTATGAAGAAGGTCTCTGACATCATTGTACAGGGGAATGCTCTGGAACAGTGCCTTGTAAGATAGTTCAAGATGATGTGCAAAGCAATATACAGTTAGCACACGTGGCTGAATTTCTCTTAAAAGCAGGGCCACCCCGTTGCTTTCTCCCTCTGAGCTGGGGGCACCATCGCTTCCAAAACCTACCAGTCTCTTTGCCCAGTATTTGTTCGGCAGCCTAAGTTGAAGACTTCTCTCTAGAGTtttctcaatggcattttttattgCCAGGGGATCCTTCTTTACTGCTGTCTGTACCCCAACAATTTGGCAATGCACTTTTCCTGCCTGTGCAAACTGCACGTAGACAAGTTCAGCTCCCTCCACTGGACTGTCTGTGACTCCATCACTGATGACAGAGAAAAATTTACTTTCTTCTAGTTTCTCTCTTAGATGTCTCCGTTCTACTTCcgcaataaaatacataaatgttctTGCCGATTTGTTAGTTCTGAATACCGGGCCAATATCAACACCCTTCATATCATCCAACTTGCACAGCCAGATAAAATCTTTGAGGGGACGTCCAGTCTTGGCGATCGCATGGCATGATCTGAATAAGTTTTCGACTCTCCCGAGGGTCACTTTGCTCATGGCCCTCACCATCAGTTCCGTGGTGGCTCTGTGCACTGGAGAAGCACTCGTGGCTTCCATTAATGAAGCCTGCGCATGAGCCTCGCTGAGATGATGTGCACTGAGAAATTCGGTACTGAAATTGTCGGTGCCATAAAAGAAGCTCATTTGATTTGCCCTTGACTTCACTCCATGCTTCCGACACAGGCCACAGAACATAAGATTTAGTATCTCATCATATACAAGCCAAGGGTATTTTTTCAgccaaattttcaaaaattgattgTTCCTCTTGGGAAGGTAACGG is part of the Rhinolophus sinicus isolate RSC01 linkage group LG03, ASM3656204v1, whole genome shotgun sequence genome and harbors:
- the LOC141570724 gene encoding zinc finger protein 862-like, whose amino-acid sequence is MPSQVGGRKWLQGLQAALQNFLKGYPAIVQQLHSTDEDGSDTSHPKAKELLEFLLQADMVKFVHFLVDVINVLSILSRVGKNRNSSIADVFATVASTLEMLSIYQTRPGPKERRVNSVTHFHGYCLEGKGNISDVRNTVLTHLIQRLRGCFRDASQDVVKATMIGSFKLWPTQINQEFGEKEVSVLTAHYEPVLEAANVHIDELDTEWSMLKSEIYARFQNIRTLTWDFVNSVYLHKYPNILTLVDLLLTLPASSAETGRGFSHMQRTKSQMHAKIKADGMTDLLIIQLNSPDINNFDPRKAIHLWNRRTPSSTGDTRPNSDCSSNSESHYESD